The following proteins come from a genomic window of Burkholderia stabilis:
- a CDS encoding NAD(P) transhydrogenase subunit alpha, which translates to MEVINHTVINVIIFVLAVYVGYHVVWNVTPALHTPLMAVTNAISAIVIVGAMLAAALTVGVTGKFFGTLAVALAAVNVFGGFLVTRRMLEMFRKKEPKAAKGGAR; encoded by the coding sequence ATGGAAGTCATCAATCACACGGTGATCAACGTGATCATCTTCGTGCTGGCGGTGTACGTCGGCTACCACGTGGTGTGGAACGTCACGCCGGCGCTGCATACGCCGCTGATGGCCGTGACCAACGCGATCTCGGCGATCGTGATCGTCGGCGCGATGCTCGCGGCGGCGCTCACCGTCGGCGTGACCGGCAAGTTCTTCGGCACGCTCGCGGTCGCGCTCGCGGCCGTCAACGTGTTCGGCGGCTTTCTCGTGACGAGGCGAATGCTAGAGATGTTCCGCAAGAAGGAGCCGAAGGCGGCGAAGGGGGGCGCGCGATGA
- a CDS encoding Re/Si-specific NAD(P)(+) transhydrogenase subunit alpha: MHIGVPAETRANEARVAATPETVKKYAAAGHRVSIAKGAGIAASYPDEAYAAAGAELTDQSAAFDADIVLKVQAPTDAELPSLKRGSVLVGMLEPFNAEQAAKLAAAGVTGFALEAAPRTTRAQSLDVLSSQANIAGYKAVLVAAALYPRFFPMLMTAAGTVKAARVLILGAGVAGLQAIATAKRLGAVIEASDVRPAVKEQIESLGAKFLDVPFETDEEREAAQGVGGYARPMPPSWLGRQAALVHERAKQADIVITTALIPGRPAPTLISVETAQSMKPGSVLVDLAAGRGPEFDGRKSGNCPLTVADQVIVHNGVTIAGYTNLASMVASDASALYARNLLDFMKLIVTKEGTLNIDLTDDIVAATLLCRDGEVTRK, from the coding sequence ATGCATATTGGAGTGCCTGCTGAAACGCGGGCGAACGAGGCGCGTGTGGCTGCGACGCCGGAAACCGTGAAGAAATACGCGGCTGCCGGCCATCGCGTCAGTATCGCGAAAGGGGCCGGCATCGCAGCCAGCTATCCCGACGAAGCCTATGCGGCCGCCGGCGCCGAATTGACCGACCAGTCGGCTGCTTTTGATGCCGACATCGTGCTCAAGGTCCAGGCGCCCACCGACGCCGAACTGCCATCGCTGAAGCGCGGCTCCGTGCTGGTCGGCATGCTCGAGCCGTTCAACGCGGAGCAGGCGGCGAAACTCGCCGCAGCCGGCGTGACCGGCTTCGCGCTCGAAGCCGCGCCGCGCACAACGCGCGCGCAGAGTCTCGACGTGCTGTCCTCACAGGCGAACATCGCGGGCTACAAGGCCGTGCTGGTCGCGGCGGCGCTGTATCCGCGCTTCTTCCCGATGCTGATGACGGCGGCGGGCACGGTGAAGGCCGCGCGCGTGCTGATTCTCGGCGCGGGCGTCGCAGGTCTGCAGGCGATCGCGACCGCGAAGCGGCTGGGCGCGGTGATCGAGGCCTCCGACGTGCGGCCGGCCGTGAAGGAGCAGATCGAATCGCTCGGCGCGAAATTCCTCGACGTCCCGTTCGAAACCGACGAAGAGCGCGAAGCCGCGCAGGGTGTCGGCGGCTATGCGCGCCCGATGCCGCCGTCGTGGCTCGGCCGCCAGGCCGCGCTCGTGCACGAGCGCGCGAAGCAGGCCGACATCGTGATCACCACCGCGCTGATTCCCGGGCGCCCGGCGCCGACGCTGATCTCGGTCGAAACCGCGCAGTCGATGAAGCCCGGCTCGGTGCTCGTCGATCTCGCGGCCGGCCGCGGCCCGGAATTCGACGGCAGGAAGAGCGGCAACTGCCCGCTGACGGTCGCCGACCAGGTGATCGTGCACAACGGCGTGACGATCGCCGGCTACACGAACCTCGCATCGATGGTCGCGTCGGACGCGTCCGCGCTGTACGCGCGCAACCTGCTCGACTTCATGAAGCTGATCGTCACGAAGGAAGGCACGCTGAACATCGACCTGACCGACGACATCGTCGCCGCGACGCTGCTGTGCCGCGACGGCGAAGTCACGCGCAAATAA
- a CDS encoding NUDIX hydrolase, with translation MKPEIWTPHVTVAALVERAGRFLMIEEETSSGLRINQPAGHLEAGETLADAVIRETLEETAHPFTPDALVGVYLAHYDRPGTAGATYLRFTFCGTADEPAAGHVLDEGIVRTLWMTADELRACSERHRSPAVMRCVDDYLAGRRIPLDFVHTHSVAPRPEAFERQAVNK, from the coding sequence ATGAAACCCGAAATCTGGACCCCGCATGTGACGGTCGCCGCGCTCGTCGAGCGCGCCGGCCGGTTTCTCATGATCGAGGAAGAAACCTCGTCGGGCCTGCGCATCAATCAGCCGGCAGGCCATCTCGAAGCCGGCGAAACGCTGGCCGACGCCGTGATCCGCGAGACGCTCGAGGAAACCGCGCATCCGTTCACGCCCGACGCACTCGTCGGCGTCTATCTCGCGCACTACGACCGCCCCGGCACCGCCGGCGCGACCTACCTGCGCTTCACGTTCTGCGGCACGGCCGACGAGCCGGCCGCGGGCCACGTGCTCGACGAAGGCATCGTCCGCACGCTGTGGATGACGGCCGACGAACTGCGCGCGTGCAGCGAGCGCCACCGCTCGCCCGCGGTGATGCGCTGCGTCGACGACTACCTCGCCGGGCGGCGCATTCCGCTCGATTTCGTGCACACGCATTCGGTCGCGCCGCGCCCCGAAGCATTCGAACGTCAGGCGGTCAACAAATGA
- the mnmA gene encoding tRNA 2-thiouridine(34) synthase MnmA translates to MSKRRVVVGMSGGVDSSVTAWLLKEQGYDVVGLFMKNWEDDDDGEYCSTRQDWIDVVSVADLIGIDVEAVNFASEYKDRVFAEFLREYSAGRTPNPDVLCNAEIKFKAFLDHAMSLDAEMIATGHYARVRERDGRFELLKAFDHTKDQSYFLHRLNQAQLSKTMFPLGEIPKTKVREIAAQIGLPNAKKKDSTGICFIGERPFRDFLNRYLPTKPGPMKTPDGKIVGEHIGLAFYTFGQRKGIGLGGSKDGSGEPWFVAAKDIASNTLYVVQGHDHPWLLSRQLVAGNVSWVAGEPPAAGFACGAKTRYRQADAACTFDRAAIGPEGEARFSLAFDNAQWAVTPGQSAVLYDGEICLGGGIIESAATSQSAPAQGHAPALADAR, encoded by the coding sequence ATGAGCAAGCGCCGTGTAGTGGTGGGCATGTCGGGCGGCGTCGATTCGTCGGTGACCGCGTGGCTGCTGAAGGAACAGGGTTACGACGTGGTCGGCCTGTTCATGAAGAACTGGGAAGACGACGACGACGGCGAATACTGCTCGACGCGCCAGGACTGGATCGACGTCGTGTCGGTGGCCGACCTGATCGGCATCGACGTGGAAGCCGTCAACTTCGCGTCCGAATACAAGGACCGCGTGTTCGCGGAGTTCCTGCGCGAATATTCGGCCGGCCGCACGCCGAACCCCGACGTGCTGTGCAACGCGGAAATCAAGTTCAAGGCGTTCCTCGATCACGCGATGTCGCTCGACGCGGAAATGATCGCGACCGGCCACTATGCGCGCGTGCGCGAACGCGACGGGCGCTTCGAACTGCTGAAGGCCTTCGATCATACGAAAGACCAGTCGTACTTCCTGCACCGGCTGAACCAGGCGCAACTGTCGAAGACGATGTTCCCGCTCGGCGAGATTCCGAAGACCAAGGTGCGCGAGATTGCCGCGCAAATCGGGCTGCCGAACGCGAAGAAGAAGGATTCGACGGGCATCTGTTTCATCGGCGAACGGCCGTTCCGCGATTTCCTGAACCGCTATCTTCCGACCAAACCCGGCCCGATGAAGACGCCGGACGGCAAGATCGTCGGCGAGCACATCGGCCTCGCGTTCTACACGTTCGGCCAGCGCAAGGGCATCGGCCTCGGCGGCAGCAAGGACGGCAGCGGCGAACCGTGGTTCGTCGCCGCGAAGGACATCGCGTCGAACACGCTGTACGTCGTGCAGGGCCACGATCACCCGTGGCTGCTGTCGCGGCAGCTCGTCGCCGGCAACGTGAGCTGGGTCGCCGGCGAGCCGCCGGCGGCAGGCTTCGCGTGCGGTGCGAAGACGCGTTACCGGCAGGCCGATGCGGCGTGCACGTTCGACCGGGCCGCGATCGGCCCGGAAGGCGAAGCGCGCTTCTCGCTCGCGTTCGACAACGCGCAATGGGCCGTCACACCCGGCCAGTCGGCGGTGCTGTACGACGGCGAGATCTGCCTCGGCGGCGGCATCATCGAATCGGCGGCGACCAGCCAGTCCGCGCCCGCGCAAGGCCACGCGCCGGCGCTCGCCGACGCACGCTGA
- a CDS encoding FMN-binding glutamate synthase family protein, whose translation MLSRRYLAMWCAILLLVAAVALASIHVLSWLWIIIPAALVALGLYDLKQDRHAILRNYPLWGHFRFLFEFIRPEIRQYFVEDDTDEKPFSRAQRSLVYQRAKNVADNRPYGTELNVKAIAHEWISHSLAPTKLPNHDFRIRVGANRAQPYDISIFNISAMSFGSLSANAIRSLNLGAKKGGFAHDTGEGSLSKYHRENGGDIIWEIASGYFGCRNDDGTFNPDKFAKQAADPQVKMIEIKLSQGAKPGHGGVLPAAKITPEIAETRGVPMGKDCISPATHSEFSTPRGLLEFVERLRTLSGGKPTGFKLCVGHPWEFFGIAKAMIETGIVPDFIVVDGAEGGTGAAPLEFTDHVGVPLQEGLLLVHNTLVGIGVRDRVKIGASGKIITAFDVARTLAIGADWVNSARGFMFAVGCIQAQTCHTGRCPTGVATQDPVRQRALVVPDKADRVYNFHRNTLHALQELVQAAGLAHPSELRAHHIVQRIAPHEVRLMSQLLKYLKPGALLDGHTCGFTLYDKWWPIARSDSFTLGEAVYASIE comes from the coding sequence ATGCTTTCACGACGCTATCTGGCGATGTGGTGTGCCATCCTGCTGCTCGTCGCGGCGGTTGCGCTCGCGTCGATCCACGTGCTTTCCTGGCTGTGGATCATCATCCCCGCCGCCCTCGTCGCACTCGGCCTGTACGACCTTAAACAGGACCGTCACGCGATCCTGCGCAACTATCCGCTCTGGGGCCACTTCCGCTTCCTGTTCGAATTCATCCGCCCCGAGATCCGTCAGTACTTCGTCGAGGACGACACCGACGAAAAACCGTTCTCGCGCGCGCAGCGCAGCCTCGTCTACCAGCGCGCGAAGAACGTGGCCGACAATCGCCCGTACGGCACCGAGCTGAACGTGAAGGCCATCGCGCACGAATGGATCAGCCACTCGCTCGCGCCGACGAAGCTGCCGAACCACGATTTCCGCATCCGCGTGGGCGCGAATCGCGCGCAACCGTACGACATCTCGATCTTCAACATCTCGGCGATGAGCTTCGGCTCGCTGTCCGCGAACGCGATCCGCTCGCTGAACCTCGGCGCGAAGAAAGGCGGATTCGCGCACGACACCGGCGAAGGCTCGCTGTCGAAGTACCACCGCGAGAACGGCGGCGACATCATCTGGGAAATCGCGTCCGGCTACTTCGGCTGCCGCAACGACGACGGCACGTTCAACCCCGACAAGTTCGCGAAGCAGGCCGCCGATCCGCAGGTCAAGATGATCGAGATCAAGCTGTCGCAGGGTGCGAAGCCGGGCCACGGCGGCGTGCTGCCGGCCGCGAAGATCACGCCCGAGATCGCCGAGACGCGCGGTGTGCCGATGGGCAAGGACTGCATCTCGCCCGCGACGCACTCGGAATTCTCGACGCCGCGCGGGCTGCTCGAATTCGTCGAACGGCTGCGCACGCTGTCGGGCGGCAAGCCGACCGGCTTCAAGCTGTGCGTCGGCCATCCGTGGGAATTCTTCGGGATCGCGAAGGCGATGATCGAGACGGGCATCGTGCCGGACTTCATCGTCGTCGACGGCGCGGAAGGCGGCACGGGCGCCGCGCCGCTCGAATTCACCGACCACGTCGGCGTGCCGCTGCAGGAAGGGCTGCTGCTCGTGCACAACACGCTCGTCGGGATCGGCGTGCGCGATCGCGTGAAGATCGGCGCGAGCGGCAAGATCATCACCGCGTTCGACGTCGCGCGCACGCTCGCGATCGGCGCGGACTGGGTGAACTCGGCGCGCGGCTTCATGTTCGCGGTCGGCTGCATCCAGGCGCAGACCTGCCACACGGGCCGTTGCCCGACCGGCGTCGCGACGCAGGACCCGGTGCGCCAGCGCGCGCTCGTCGTGCCCGACAAGGCCGACCGCGTGTACAACTTCCACCGCAACACGCTGCATGCGCTGCAGGAGCTCGTGCAGGCGGCCGGCCTCGCGCATCCGTCGGAGCTGCGCGCGCATCACATCGTGCAGCGCATCGCACCGCATGAAGTCCGGCTGATGTCGCAGTTGCTGAAGTACCTGAAGCCCGGCGCGCTGCTCGACGGCCACACCTGCGGCTTCACGCTGTACGACAAGTGGTGGCCGATCGCGCGCAGCGATTCGTTCACGCTAGGCGAAGCCGTCTACGCGTCGATCGAGTAA
- a CDS encoding glutathione S-transferase family protein has protein sequence MKLIGSLGSPYVRKARIVLAEKKIDYKLELENVWAPETDIHASNPLGKVPCLVMEDGAAVFDSRVICEYVDTLSPVGKLIPPSGRERVEVRCWEALGDGVLDAAVAIRLEHTLRDEAQRSASWIARQQRKIDDALVAMSQGLGGKTWCVGNHYTLADIALGCALGYLDFRMPELNWRDRHPNLDKHFVKLMQRQSFADTLPQN, from the coding sequence ATGAAATTAATCGGTTCGCTCGGCAGCCCGTACGTCAGAAAGGCGCGGATCGTGCTTGCTGAAAAGAAGATCGACTACAAGCTGGAGCTCGAGAACGTGTGGGCGCCGGAGACGGATATTCATGCGTCGAATCCGCTCGGCAAGGTCCCGTGCCTCGTGATGGAGGATGGTGCCGCGGTGTTCGATTCCCGCGTGATCTGCGAATACGTCGATACGCTGTCGCCGGTCGGCAAGCTGATTCCGCCGTCGGGCCGCGAGCGCGTCGAAGTGCGCTGCTGGGAAGCGCTGGGCGACGGCGTGCTCGACGCGGCAGTCGCGATTCGTCTCGAACACACGCTGCGCGACGAGGCGCAGCGCAGCGCGAGCTGGATCGCGCGCCAGCAGCGCAAGATCGACGATGCGCTCGTCGCGATGTCGCAGGGTCTCGGCGGCAAGACGTGGTGCGTCGGTAATCATTACACGCTCGCCGACATCGCACTCGGCTGCGCGCTCGGCTATCTCGACTTCCGGATGCCCGAGCTCAACTGGCGCGACCGCCATCCGAACCTCGACAAGCACTTCGTGAAGCTGATGCAGCGGCAGTCGTTCGCCGACACGCTGCCGCAGAACTGA
- a CDS encoding aminopeptidase P N-terminal domain-containing protein — translation MNAPLDTAIAVDVYRQRRERVLAALRAAGGGVAIVPTAPEVPRNRDTDYPYRHDSYFYYLTGFTEPDAVLVLNAAAPHGAPESVLFCRGKNADREIWEGFHYGPEAARDAFGFDAAFAVDVIDTEMPRLLADAGTVHYRFGASTDFERRLAGWLDAVRAQARTGVAAPDAMLDLTPLVDDMRLVKDEHELAIMMRAAHISALAHRRAMQACRPGIREYELEAELLYTFRKHGAQAPAYGSIVAAGANACVLHYPAGNAAAKDGDLILIDAACELDGYASDITRTFPANGRFSPAQRTLYDIVLAAQQAAVDATRAGVPFEAPHDAAVRVLAQGLLDTGIIPKTHFSNVDDVIAERAYTRFYMHRTGHWIGMDVHDCGDYRERLAERDDNGALPWRTLKPGMTLTVEPGLYVRAADDVPPEYWNIGIRIEDDAIVREHGCELITRGVPVAADEIEALMRAGAAHGA, via the coding sequence ATGAATGCGCCCCTCGATACCGCCATCGCCGTCGACGTCTACCGCCAGCGCCGTGAACGCGTGCTTGCCGCACTGCGCGCCGCCGGCGGCGGCGTCGCCATCGTCCCCACCGCGCCGGAAGTGCCGCGTAACCGCGATACGGATTATCCGTACCGGCACGACAGCTACTTCTACTACCTGACGGGCTTCACCGAGCCGGATGCCGTGCTCGTGCTGAACGCGGCCGCGCCGCACGGCGCGCCGGAGTCGGTCCTGTTCTGCCGCGGCAAGAATGCCGACCGCGAGATCTGGGAAGGCTTCCACTACGGGCCCGAAGCCGCGCGCGACGCGTTCGGCTTCGACGCGGCGTTCGCCGTCGACGTGATCGACACCGAAATGCCGCGCCTGCTCGCCGACGCGGGCACCGTGCACTACCGGTTCGGCGCATCGACCGATTTCGAACGCCGGCTCGCGGGCTGGCTCGACGCGGTGCGCGCGCAGGCGCGCACGGGCGTCGCCGCGCCGGACGCGATGCTCGACCTCACGCCGCTCGTCGACGACATGCGGCTCGTGAAGGACGAGCACGAACTCGCGATCATGATGCGCGCCGCGCACATCTCCGCGCTCGCGCACCGCCGCGCGATGCAGGCATGCCGCCCCGGCATCCGCGAATACGAACTCGAGGCCGAACTGCTGTACACGTTCCGCAAGCACGGCGCGCAGGCGCCCGCATACGGCTCGATCGTCGCGGCCGGCGCGAATGCGTGCGTGCTGCACTACCCGGCCGGCAACGCGGCCGCGAAAGACGGCGACCTGATCCTGATCGACGCCGCGTGCGAACTCGACGGCTACGCGTCGGACATCACGCGCACGTTCCCGGCCAACGGGCGCTTCTCGCCCGCGCAACGCACGCTGTACGACATCGTGCTCGCCGCGCAGCAGGCCGCGGTCGATGCGACGCGCGCGGGCGTGCCGTTCGAGGCGCCGCACGATGCGGCCGTGCGCGTGCTCGCGCAGGGGCTGCTCGACACCGGCATCATCCCGAAAACACACTTCTCGAACGTCGACGACGTGATCGCCGAACGCGCGTACACGCGTTTCTACATGCACCGCACGGGCCACTGGATCGGGATGGACGTACACGATTGCGGCGACTACCGCGAGCGGCTGGCCGAGCGCGACGACAACGGCGCGCTGCCGTGGCGCACGCTGAAGCCCGGCATGACGCTGACGGTCGAGCCCGGCCTGTACGTGCGCGCCGCCGACGACGTGCCGCCCGAGTACTGGAACATCGGCATCCGCATCGAGGACGACGCGATCGTGCGCGAGCACGGCTGCGAGCTGATCACGCGCGGCGTGCCCGTCGCCGCCGACGAAATCGAAGCGCTGATGCGCGCGGGCGCGGCGCACGGCGCATGA